One window of the Triticum urartu cultivar G1812 unplaced genomic scaffold, Tu2.1 TuUngrouped_contig_4228, whole genome shotgun sequence genome contains the following:
- the LOC125527526 gene encoding probable E3 ubiquitin-protein ligase RNF144A-B, whose product MGSRAAPPLAGHHPSPAMASSASASASAAAKADNPFCPIDISSDEDDEVTVLGSSSSREEMQIQQAILLSLDPSRDQATAPSSSGTAVAGTPEGSIPDRKGRRKLRSELPLFPVDPSTSPSKPETRQVIDLDDDSPPQVIDLDDDDGCSLIFLKDIASGKRKLFEKGECSNSAKKFDCTICMETVPGVERFRIPGCRHAFCAGCVRQYIAARVEENLLAIGCPDPGCKDGVLHPEECRRVIPAPLFHRWGAALCDMALGELKFYCPFKDCSALLVDDDPGDGDGDAAAKVECPHCKRVFCAKCKVPWHEGVECAEFQRLGDDERGREDLLLRKVAQQSKWQRCPKCKIYVERVDGCTFIACRCGHCFCYLCGSTMARSNHYCAKCKR is encoded by the exons ATGGGAAGCAGAGCAGCGCCGCCTCTGGCTGGACACCACCCGTCGCCGGCCATGGCgtcctccgcctccgcctccgcctccgccgccgcgaAGGCCGACAATCCCTTCTGCCCCATCGACATCTCGTCCGACGAGGACGACGAAGTGACAGTCCTTGGCTCCTCCAGCAGCCGCGAGGAGATGCAGATCCAGCAGGCCATCCTCCTCTCCCTCGACCCCTCTCGCGACCAGGCcaccgccccctcctcctccggaACCGCCGTCGCCGGGACCCCCGAAGGGTCCATTCCTGACCGCAAGGGGAGGCGCAAACTACGGTCGGAGCTGCCCCTGTTTCCTGTTGATCCCAGCACATCTCCGTCGAAACCAGAGACGCGCCAAGTCATCGACTTGGACGACGACAGCCCCCCTCAAGTGATCGATCTAGACGACGATGATGGCTGCAGCTTGATCTTCCTCAAAGACATCGCCAGCGGCAAGAGGAAGCTGTTCGAGAAAGGCGAATGCTCCAACAGCGCCAAGAAATTCGACTGCACGATCTGCATGGAGACGGTCCCCGGCGTCGAGCGGTTCCGCATCCCCGGGTGCCGGCACGCGTTCTGCGCCGGCTGCGTGCGGCAGTACATCGCCGCGAGGGTCGAGGAGAACCTGCTGGCCATCGGCTGCCCTGATCCGGGCTGCAAGGACGGCGTGCTGCACCCGGAGGAGTGCCGGCGCGTGATCCCGGCGCCGCTGTTCCACAGGTGGGGCGCCGCGCTCTGCGACATGGCGCTCGGCGAGCTCAAGTTCTACTGCCCCTTCAAGGACTGCTCGGCGCTGCTGGTGGACGACGACCCcggggacggcgacggcgacgcgGCGGCCAAGGTGGAGTGCCCCCATTGCAAGCGGGTGTTCTGCGCGAAGTGCAAGGTGCCGTGGCACGAGGGGGTGGAGTGCGCCGAGTTCCAGCGGCTCGGGGACGACGAGCGCGGGCGGGAGGACCTGCTGCTGAGGAAGGTGGCGCAGCAGAGCAAGTGGCAGCGGTGCCCCAAGTGCAAGATCTACGTCGAGAGGGTGGACGGCTGCACCTTCATCGCCTGCAG GTGCGGGCACTGCTTCTGCTACCTGTGCGGCTCTACGATGGCGAGGAGCAACCATTATTGCGCAAAGTGCAAGCGGTGA